taaaaaaattatagcaACTAAGCCACTCTTTGGTATCTGCAACGGGCCCCTTCTCAGGTTACATTAAAGATTGTTGTGTATGGTGATTTATTGTTTAATTCTGTAAGAAGACTCTACAGAGCTATGACTTTTTCAAGGGTGCAGACAACTTAATTCTCCACTTTCTTGGTCACAAAAGGGAGATATTTGGGAAGGGTGTCTACATTCCTGAAAGTACATATTAATTCAGAATTGAGGTGGTTTAATCAACCTGTTGACTATAGACCTTTGAAGTTTGAAACAGAGTCAAGATGGTTTAAAACCTCAGGGTTTTTGAAGACTGTCCTCTTTCAACAGAAAATATCTTGAACTGAATTGCTGCTGGACTGCATGACATGGTATGTGGCTTGTTTTTGACTCTGAAAATGTATATTACATAATGTTATTCTTTGTCCATGCTGTCCTTACTCAAAAAGTGGATCCAGATTTTTTGCACTGCGATCTGTTTAGCATGGAAACCACAACTTCAAGCCGCATTTCACTATGGTAAGATAAAATCCCATTGTTAACCATAGTCGTGCTTGGCActgttaaattaatttaaaaaaaaaaatctgcaccaGATATTACACAGATTGCATAGGGATTTGATGCATCTGAGGAATAATGCTAACTAACTCATAGCCTCAAATATACGTGATAGAAAACAAAAGAGCCATGTGCCAGCACCCCTTTATCCTGTGGTGGAAGGTAACTTTCTGCAAATGGCTCTTTAAAAGTCTGAGTGCAtgtgttttacattttttaaatgtaaaatttaGTTGTAAGATTTAAATTGTGAATTATGTGCCAGACATAggtgtgaggatttttttttttaattttgttgcaAGCTGTGGGTGTGATGTGTCTAAAACTACTGTGGTTACTGTGGAATATGTGTTTtagaatgctttttaaaaattgtttgaaaTGTTTAAATGTGAGGTTTAGGCCCTTATGCTGTGTgagcagggccagcctgagccattcgtgcgccccgggagcacggcgccgcccccgggagtatggcgcatgcacggccctgcccccaggcacaagGCGCCCCTGGGTGCTCAGCGCATGTGTGGCCCAGTCCCCGCTCGGTCCGGCAGCTGCACGtagtgccccctacaatggggtagCCCGGTTAGCCCGTAGTGTGGGccggctgtgtgtgtgagagtcaCTACCAGCCCATAGGATGGATTCTGCCTCCCCATTTTCAACAAACCAGTTCGAGGGCCTCCAGGAGGGGgcatctctctttctcctcctcacttCGTCAgacttttaaacacattttacagTGATCCTGGTCTGGAACTTTTTAGCAGCAATCAGCTTTCCCCCCAAAATGCTGCTTGCCCCTTTTGTTTACACTTTAGCTGATGTGTACCATGGAGGGTGTCCCTTGATAGGCCCTTTTCCATAGCTAGTCATGCCTGCTCAGAGACCACTCACCCCGGAAagctaaaatatatttttcacacTCATTCGCAAGACCTTGGGCAGTTTTGATGTCATTTCCAGTCTTTAGTTTTTTATGCACAACCCCTAAAGCGTGTGAACATTTTGTACATGCGTGCAGTTTTGCCCATTGTTTTCTCAGAGCTTGGTGTGGTGCTGACCACTGTGGTGCGAACTGACATTGTTCCTGTGTGGTTTCTTTTTTTACCACCATCTTGTTTTGTCCTTGGGTTTGATGTACTTGAGCTTTGGACTGCCCTGATGCTCCATCTGTGTAATTGTGCTGTTTTGTATGGGCGTTGGCAGTGCTGCTGTTAAAGGTCTTGAagcagattcctggttctttGGTGATTTGGGTGAAggtgtctctgtctctctgacCAGAGCATTGTCAGGAGAGCAGCACATGCCTAAGTAGGGAAACCAAACAAACAGAGATGGTCCAATTTAGTGtcaaataaacattttataaaacTTTTACATCTTTCTCACCAACACCTATATATTTACTTAAAATACAAAACCTCTTAAAACAACCAAACCAATAATCAAAGCATAGTTCCTGGACTTCATCCCACTGTCAATCACTGATGCTGATTCATTTTATTCATTCTCAGATGTCTCTCTTCTTTATTCTTTTGCGCTTGTTTACCCTCTGATCTCAGGGTTTCTCCTTTTGTGAGCTTACGGTGAAGCTGACTGcataataaaatacataaaagaGTCGtgtaaacttaaaaataaaatactcatgaaggcttttttaaatttaaaaaacttaCTCTTGGGCAAGGAGTACATGCCTTAAATTCAATAGATGTAAACTGCTTCTTATACACACAGACTTTATATAGAAAAGTCAAAATCTATGTAAATACTTTAGGGTCCACAAGTATCCAGAAAACTGTGACATTGATGTTGCTTTAATCCATTAAAAAACAGTCCCATGTGAATAGTTGGGCATGgttaagagcaggggtgggcaaaagggcctccgtgggccagatttggcccaccaagtgcgttgatccagcccacagaggctctgctgctcccccacctgcaggccaatcagggcctaggggccAGGAAGCGTGCAGTTGACTCTCAGCCCTGTGCTCCTGaaggcagggagcgagagatttTGTGCTTtcaccctcccccaggccaatcagggagtgCCATGTACTccttgcaggagtggggcagggcgaaaggagactttgtgtgcttccctcgccctcaggctctgattggcctgtggacgggggagcatgagaagtcttctcctgccctgccctgccctgccctgccctgccctgccctgcaagaggtgcagcgtttcaaagctccgcgtgctccttgcaggatgagggcagggtgggaggagacttcatttgctctccctcaccccaagctctgattggccgggggaagaggggagcatgCTAAGTCTCCTCCCATtgtcaggggcagggaacctagagggaaccaccagctgttcagaacagctggtggttctctcttgGAGGGGCGGGAGCAAAAACTTCAtgcatccctccacccccagatcaatcatgGTGTGTGGGCAGAGAAGCAGGAAGTGTCGGGatttaccagtagatcttggagcctctgacgtgATCCTGACTAGTCTGGCAAGAAAGCTTTCAAGTGTTGGcatttcagttgcccctccatccGCTATCatactgctcctgccctttgcctgaccCTCTGGGAACCTTCTGGTTGCTGTGCAGTTTGTGGGAGACAGAAGAGGGGTGGCCCTTATGTCAGGgtgtcattcccccccccccacatgtgcACCCTCTCTCCACGCAGAGAGAGggagatggagggagcttggcaatgcaaatctgtgtgtgcctgtcattctcacaaacacacattgtCCTTCCTCttatctcccaacccaacacacacATGGGGGGTGGTTGtaacttcttttactgcttgcaaagtgggttatttttggtttttgactggtctgtgcatttcgtAATTTTCACTTCTCTCttctgcttaaatttaattctttgagtagcgaGTTCTAAAATGTCTAACCTATCATAGTTGGAGTCATTacccctgtggtaattgctgctcctggcagtggctggcatgtccctgcagcccctgagaaaggcagagcaggggggtctctatatgctgtccttgcctgcagacaccacttttgcagctcccattgatcaataatggggaaccatggccagtagatgagggacagcacatggtgccatggaaccATTGCTGCCCCTCATGCcagttgctttcaggagtggtgcagggccagggcaggagtaaatcTGCCTTAACCCCATTGCTcccccacccagaagccatctcagttaaatggtgctcagctagagcctgcttcctgaacccttgtcccagcccggaaccccctcctgcacccaaactcctgccccagatgcAAGTccccctgtacccaaactccttcccagagcttgcatcctgaaacccctcctgggtCCTAATCTCCTGCcttgggctaagcccagagcccctccttcACTCCAAACTCTTTGGCCcgtgaccagagcctgcaccccagccctctaccccagcctggtgaaaggaagggggatggaatgagcagggtgaggcctcggggaagggatggagcaagagcagggcctcaaagaaagggtgggaaggaagcaggacaagggtatttgagtttgaggtagagctcacattgcacttacattgaaaaagtgatcttgtggttaaaaaggttggagaccacttccctattctatctccacagaacagggggaggggacacaacaagatttgggaaggagtttgctggctgcttttgagagtggtgcagggccagggcacggtgagcctgccttagcccccctgcaccaccacccaggagccacctatggctagcagtgtccagctggagccttcaTGCTCAATCCCTGTCACAGTCAtgcacccactcctgcactccaaaccctaCCCTAGCCCTGAGAACTCCTAGACCCAAACTACCTTACAGATTcttaccctgaaccccctcctccaccccaatccCTCTTCcgggctcagctcagagcccctcttggACTCCAAACCCCTTAACCCAAGACTAAAGCCTGcgctccaaccctctgcccctgtctgatgaaagggaggaaggatggtagAGGGAGGAAGTATGGagcgagtgggggcagggctttggagaaggggcacaaaggaggcggggcaaaggtatttgggtttgaggttgaTCCTggcttgcacttaaattcaaagagTTCTCATACTTGAGAAGGTTGGAGATCACAGCCATAAGGCATAagaagaggttcttgcaccaAAATGCTTACAATCCAAATACATatttaacccttctgccaggtagagcTAACAGCAGCcagggttcctctccatccatccaacacacaACTGGTTTAAACTGCCACCCAGTAACCTAGAAAATTCACAcagcacccctgggtgcctctgggaggcaatgcttccccgcttgcaagcacagagtctgtgtGTGGAAAAGGAACTTTAGGAGTAAAAGAAGAGGGAAGTAATatgcattaatttgggaaaacaccacagagttaaTAAACATAAACCATGAGTAACAGTCTCACCCCGAATAGGTCGGGCAATGTCCTTTCACTCTCAAATCTAAGTCCAGCAATGTACATGTCCCCTTCTCTGCACCTCACTCATAGTCGCTGCCcatggtcagggcagacccagaattcagaggtgcatctgcagagttcatcTCCCATCCTgaaggtgggaaggggggaggaggtagaAGGCATCTTACTCAGTCTGTTGGTCACTTGCCATTCACCTGCTTGCTGCTCATTGGCACCGCTTTGCTGGCCAATCGTTGCCCCTTGCTGTCACTGTCCTCCTGGCCACTTCTTACACctctctgctgccactctgcTGACTACTCATCATGCTGCTGCTCGTTGCATCTTCCACTGGCTTATGATGGGTTTGACTCTGGGTCAAACCTAGTAATTTCAGCTCTCAGCGCTTTCAgttcttggcccaaagcacagtccagccacaaaaaatgccagcatccactggagtacATTTACATACTAAAGAGAGTCCTTATGGAGCCTTTATTTAGCTCTACATTGAAAATGTGAGgggaaacaggttgaaccagtcttatagTTTACCCCTGGTGGacatgcagcctgctgactcaCTCAGAGTCCTCCGTCCACAGCTTAATCTCATAGGGCTCTGGAAGACGCGCCATtgtccatccaagtgtatttacactgaTAGGGTCTCTccttttgaactgagttaaacacagtttaACTTAGCTGTATTCCCActataactgcaagcattggtgatcataCCTCACAACTCCTGCGTTTAGTGTTAACtcaatttgtgaccccacaacagccaaattggttacaatgggcaaaacacctcTGTAACAACTggatatctagcaggcctaagcaagccaagtgaactgtatttacatgcacaggcccagaatctcattctttaaactgagagtttgtgccaggttaagcacagactttctttttttgtattttccCAATAATTACAATCTTTAcaattagtattaacacaatttgtgacccacaCCAGCCAAGTTGactacaatgagcaaaacaccattgtaacagctgaatatctaacacatctaagcgAAGTTGGGGCAAACTGTATTTCCAtaaatggagccaggatttctttcccattccagctggctgtaatggaagcattgattcagatgCTGCTTACATCTACTTATATACATCACTATTGTTTTGTATAACAGAACATGCTGTGTTATCAAAAAAATGGAAAACCAGAAAGTTATTCCTTGGCTCACACTGCACTCCAAGAGTAACCCAATATACAGTCTATCAAACATTCCCCATTATTACAATCAATCAGCTGACCCATTGACTTTACAGAGAATGCTCTTTCTATAAAAGTATGTATGCATATGTGGGCAGATAGATTAATATTCACAAACATACTTTTATTGTCCATATTTCTATCACGTTATCAGTCCTTAAattcttcttttctttcttctgctgttttattctttcttttcttGATTCTGCTGCGATATTGTCTTGACAAGTTGTTCAGCTGTCATGGTTAaagctgtcattttaaaaaatagttaatgctgggtgggggtggggagcaaccAACTCTGTGCTCCTTGAACGGGTGGAGCCATGGTCAACCAGTTCTCAGTGCTGCTTGGACTGTCTCTCCAGGGGTGATTAAAAGGGCCTGAGGATCTGGATTCTGCCTTGATAGCAGTGGTGGTGACTGAGAGCCCTACAACCTTTTGAATCAGAGTGcagctgccctcttcccccccccccccacccccagaaagacCTGGCATTCAGGCACACTCAGGCACACATACTTGGTAAATGTAAACATTTGAATGGCGACCCGCAGACAAGGTGTATATCTAAAGccgggtttcccaacctatgggtcagcaCCCAAGTATGGGTCAccatacatttcaaaagggttgccaagtgtctccccaggtggctctgcctcccctccttcccccgttttttaattgccttgagTCACTaaaatcttcctgaattgtcaaaatgggtctccatctggaaaaggttgggagcgCTGATCTAGAGGTATGCTAACTGAGCCTCTCACAGAATGGCAGAGGCCTCCTGGTCACTGGTGTTCTGGGTTGGGTTGCTGCTCAGCATGCTTTCTGGAGTGGTAGTCAGAGAGCTAGCCTGGTATTGGCTGCAGGGACCACAGAAGCATAGGCATGAGCAGTACTTCAGAAACAAACGATGAAGGTACTTCCTGAATTTTTCACCAGCAAAAGCATAGATAAATGGATTGAGACAACAGTGACTGAATGCTAGTGCTTCAGTTGCATGCATTGCATGGTCCATTGACGTGTTGCATTTGTCAACTAATTCATAGTTTTTTAAAGTGTCCAGAAAAATCAATACATTGTAGGGGGTCCAAAAGACGAAAAACACAATCACCACAACTAAAATTAGTTTTAtggcttttgtttttttgtggtttTTACAGGCAAGCAATGTCCTGATGATCCCAAAATAGCAATAGCTTATGACAAAGGCTGGGATAAGGAATCCTAAAACATTCATTTCCGCCATGCAGAAAATGGGCCAGATTTTCTTAAGGTGATCAGGATACACAGAGGTGCATTGTTCCTCTGTCTTCTGGTTGAACACAAAATGTGGCACTGAGACTAAAAGGGCCACTGACCACACCCCAAGAGAGGTAACACAGCCATGGCTGACTGTTCTGGCTTTGAAAGAAAATACGGCCTGCACAATAGCCAGATATCTATCAATGCTTATGACAGTGATGAAAAACATGCCCCCAAAGAAACCCACATAATAAAGCGAGGAGATGATTTTGCATGCAATGTTCCCAAGTGTCCATCCACGAATCACATAGGAAGCCCAGAAAGGAAGAGAGATCACAAAAAGAAGGTCTGAGATAGCCAAGttcaaaagaaaaatgtctgTGATGCTCTTCTGTCGGCCACCCTTCGTGATGGCAAAAACCACCAGGAGGTTCCCTAACAGGCCAAGAGCAGACACAAGAACGTAGAACACTGGCAGAAATGCTTTCCCAAATTCATGGATGTTCACTTTGTCACAAACGGCAGATTCTTCATCATAGGTAAATTCAGTCGTCACTTCCAGGAATGCTTTGGCCATGATGAGTGATTGCCTTGCAAAGatataaaaagggggaaaatagtCATCAGATAGGTAAATCCTGCAACCTGCACCTTACGGTTAAGAAAGAGAGTCAAATTCTCTTACTGGAGACAGTCAATGAAGagtcccctcccaccccgtgcgcgtgcgcacgcacgcacacacacacacacacacacaaataatgcCTTTAATAGATCTGTTCATCAGCATAAAATGTAGGATACCTTGAGCACTGGTAAGCATAGTATTTAAGGGTCTCTACCCACAGTTCTATTTGTGGGGAATCATAAAAACCAGTGGTGCCCATGCTGTTTGCATAATGCGTGTGTTATTTTTTGTTTGACTACAAATAACCAATTTGTTATGTAGGAAACACACAGGAATTTTTTATTACAAGACGGTGACATAGAAATTGCACAGAAAATgtcccatgaaagttcatgatggAAGGGCGATTTGCAGGTGCTCAAACCAATCTCCAGCTCAGAGGAGCTAGCCCTTGAATCATGCTTCCACTTTCCTGTGACAAACAGAAATGAAAGACAGATTGCAAACTTGCTTGCATTATTGTCGTTTGTGTAGTAATGTTGCCCAGAGGTTGCAGTTTAGATTAGGCTCCATTATGTTGGGCAGTGCACAAACATTATAAAAGACACAAGTTTCAGATACTTCAGTAGAAGGCATAAGATGCACTATTGGCAATTAGGAACTAATCTGCCGTGACAGATTTCTGCCATGCCAGGAAGTTTATTGCTTATTTTGTAAAAACAAGGAGTCGTCTTgtggtatcttagggtatgtctatacagtattgctttccttttttgagagaggaatgtaaatgcagctgagtgaaactGCAAATGAGACATGGATTTTaatttctcgcacttcatttacataatggcatctgggctctttttcgaaataccctattttgaaaaaatactCCTCTCTCTAGAcagggttatttcagaaaaaaaccccttcttttgaaataacccttactccttaaaaaatgaggttatCTGAGTGCTGCTGGCTGCAAAGCTAGACCAGGGAGTAGATGAGACAATCTTTGTA
The DNA window shown above is from Pelodiscus sinensis isolate JC-2024 chromosome 2, ASM4963464v1, whole genome shotgun sequence and carries:
- the CX3CR1 gene encoding CX3C chemokine receptor 1; the encoded protein is MVSFIQGTLQSLIMAKAFLEVTTEFTYDEESAVCDKVNIHEFGKAFLPVFYVLVSALGLLGNLLVVFAITKGGRQKSITDIFLLNLAISDLLFVISLPFWASYVIRGWTLGNIACKIISSLYYVGFFGGMFFITVISIDRYLAIVQAVFSFKARTVSHGCVTSLGVWSVALLVSVPHFVFNQKTEEQCTSVYPDHLKKIWPIFCMAEMNVLGFLIPAFVISYCYFGIIRTLLACKNHKKTKAIKLILVVVIVFFVFWTPYNVLIFLDTLKNYELVDKCNTSMDHAMHATEALAFSHCCLNPFIYAFAGEKFRKYLHRLFLKYCSCLCFCGPCSQYQASSLTTTPESMLSSNPTQNTSDQEASAIL